A single genomic interval of Streptomyces sp. BA2 harbors:
- a CDS encoding ROK family transcriptional regulator translates to MPASPSTARAINDRLALGLLQREGPLTANQLKQLTGLSRPSVADLVERLQGSGLIAVVGEAGAQRRGPNARLYGIVADRAHLAALDVRTGGVSVVVTDLLGAVLSEASAPIGADTGTGPAVERAVALVERTARDGGVERLHTVAIGAPGLIDPATGELRDTTSLPAWHRRLAGALQERLPARVLVENETNLAARAEQRDGAAHDRDTFVLLWLGEGVGAAVVLDGSLRRGASGGTGEIGFLPVPGTHMLPSATGCEGGFHSLACAAALRELGAEHGLAAAAGDEAADLVRHAVETGNDAFLDAAADRVAIGAAAMAAILDPGCVVLGGEIGRAGGDALATRVADRVAAMSPLRTEVRASALGGSAVLRGALLAARDAAQDEVFGPRH, encoded by the coding sequence ATGCCCGCATCACCGAGCACCGCCCGGGCCATCAACGACCGGCTCGCCCTGGGGCTCCTGCAGCGCGAAGGACCGCTGACGGCCAACCAGTTGAAGCAGCTGACCGGCCTCTCGCGGCCCTCGGTCGCCGACCTGGTCGAGCGCCTCCAGGGCTCCGGCCTGATCGCGGTCGTGGGGGAGGCGGGTGCCCAGCGCCGCGGCCCCAATGCCCGGCTGTACGGGATCGTCGCCGACCGGGCGCACCTCGCCGCCCTCGACGTACGCACCGGGGGCGTCTCCGTGGTCGTCACGGATCTGCTCGGCGCGGTGCTCTCCGAGGCCTCCGCGCCCATCGGAGCCGACACCGGCACCGGGCCCGCCGTCGAGCGGGCCGTCGCCCTCGTGGAGCGCACCGCCCGGGACGGCGGCGTCGAGCGGCTGCACACCGTGGCGATCGGCGCCCCCGGCCTCATCGACCCCGCCACCGGCGAACTGCGCGACACCACCTCGCTCCCCGCCTGGCACCGCCGTCTCGCCGGAGCCCTCCAGGAGCGGCTCCCGGCCCGCGTCCTCGTGGAGAACGAGACCAACCTCGCCGCCCGCGCCGAACAGCGCGACGGCGCCGCCCACGACCGCGACACGTTCGTCCTCCTCTGGCTCGGCGAAGGCGTCGGCGCCGCCGTCGTGCTCGACGGAAGCCTGCGCCGCGGAGCGTCCGGCGGCACCGGGGAGATCGGCTTCCTTCCGGTGCCCGGCACGCACATGCTGCCCTCCGCCACCGGCTGCGAGGGCGGCTTCCACTCGCTGGCCTGCGCCGCCGCACTCCGCGAACTCGGCGCGGAGCACGGCCTCGCGGCAGCGGCCGGGGACGAGGCCGCGGACCTCGTACGGCACGCCGTCGAAACCGGCAACGACGCCTTCCTCGACGCCGCCGCCGACCGCGTCGCCATCGGCGCTGCCGCCATGGCCGCGATCCTCGACCCCGGCTGCGTCGTCCTCGGCGGTGAGATCGGCCGTGCGGGCGGCGACGCCCTCGCCACCCGTGTGGCCGACCGCGTCGCCGCCATGTCACCGCTGCGCACCGAGGTGCGCGCGAGCGCGCTCGGCGGCTCGGCGGTGCTGCGGGGCGCGCTGCTCGCCGCCAGGGACGCGGCGCAGGACGAGGTGTTCGGGCCGCGACACTGA